Proteins from one Mycobacterium sp. SMC-2 genomic window:
- a CDS encoding class II fumarate hydratase codes for MAESAADTEYRIEHDTMGEVRVPAKALWRAQTQRAVENFPISGRGLERTQIRALGLLKGACAQVNKDLGLLAPEKADAIIAAAAEIADGQHDDQFPIDVFQTGSGTSSNMNTNEVIASIAARNGVTVHPNDDVNMSQSSNDTFPTATHIAATEAAVRHLIPALEVLHEALSSKAREWHTVVKSGRTHLMDAVPVTLGQEFSGYARQIEAGIERVRATLPRLGELAIGGTAVGTGLNAPDGFGVKVVETLIASTGLSELRTATNSFEAQAARDGLVEASGALRTIAVSLTKIANDIRWMGSGPLTGLAEIQLPDLQPGSSIMPGKVNPVLPEAVTQVAAQVIGNDAAVAVGGLSGAFELNVYIPMMARNILESFKLLTNVSRLFAERCIVGLVANVDHLRELAESSPSIVTPLNSAIGYEEAAAVAKQALKERKTIRQTVIDRGLIGDKLSEEELDRRLDVLAMAKVKPEK; via the coding sequence ATGGCCGAAAGCGCCGCCGATACCGAATACCGCATCGAGCACGACACCATGGGCGAGGTCCGGGTGCCCGCAAAGGCGTTGTGGCGCGCCCAAACCCAGCGCGCCGTGGAGAACTTTCCGATCTCGGGCCGGGGCCTGGAGCGCACCCAGATCCGCGCGCTGGGCCTGCTGAAGGGCGCCTGCGCGCAAGTCAACAAGGATCTCGGGCTGCTGGCACCGGAGAAGGCGGACGCGATCATCGCCGCCGCGGCCGAGATCGCCGACGGCCAGCACGACGACCAATTCCCCATCGATGTCTTCCAGACCGGGTCGGGGACCAGCTCCAACATGAACACCAACGAGGTGATCGCGAGCATCGCGGCCCGAAACGGTGTCACGGTGCACCCCAACGACGACGTGAACATGTCGCAGTCGTCCAACGACACCTTCCCGACCGCGACCCATATCGCGGCCACCGAGGCCGCGGTGCGTCACCTGATCCCGGCGCTCGAGGTGCTGCACGAAGCGCTGTCGAGCAAGGCCCGCGAGTGGCACACGGTGGTCAAGTCGGGCCGCACCCACCTGATGGATGCCGTTCCGGTGACCCTCGGACAGGAGTTCAGCGGCTACGCCCGCCAGATCGAGGCCGGGATCGAGCGGGTGCGCGCCACGCTGCCGCGGCTGGGCGAGCTGGCGATCGGCGGAACCGCGGTGGGCACCGGCCTCAACGCTCCCGACGGTTTCGGCGTCAAGGTGGTCGAGACGTTGATCGCCTCCACCGGTCTGAGCGAATTGCGCACGGCCACCAACTCTTTCGAAGCTCAGGCGGCGCGCGACGGTCTGGTCGAGGCCTCCGGCGCGCTGCGCACCATCGCGGTGTCACTGACCAAGATCGCCAACGACATCCGCTGGATGGGATCGGGTCCGCTGACCGGCCTGGCCGAGATCCAGTTGCCGGACCTGCAGCCGGGCAGCTCGATCATGCCCGGCAAGGTGAATCCCGTTCTTCCGGAGGCGGTTACGCAGGTGGCCGCGCAGGTGATCGGCAACGACGCCGCGGTCGCCGTCGGCGGCTTGTCGGGTGCCTTCGAGCTCAACGTCTATATCCCGATGATGGCCCGCAACATCCTCGAGTCCTTCAAGCTGCTGACCAACGTGTCGAGGCTGTTCGCCGAGCGGTGCATCGTCGGCCTGGTCGCCAACGTCGACCACCTGCGTGAGCTGGCCGAGTCGTCGCCGTCGATCGTGACGCCTTTGAACTCGGCGATCGGCTACGAGGAGGCCGCCGCGGTGGCCAAGCAAGCCCTCAAGGAGCGCAAGACGATTCGCCAGACCGTGATCGACCGCGGCCTGATAGGCGACAAGCTCTCGGAGGAAGAACTGGACCGCCGCCTGGACGTCTTGGCGATGGCCAAGGTCAAGCCGGAGAAGTAG
- a CDS encoding adenylate/guanylate cyclase domain-containing protein has translation MALSYVLAVLEAAAILVPLRGHTSIGANADFAKTNTAAVTVLIVLGIAGVAAAGMLSAAPTLRWYADGTEPDQQQREAAMKLPGRQSVILFGAWAVSGTIFMLLNLGGGAQLLLPITLGVLLGGPAAAGTAMLLSQRILRPIMRAATLGGEPRMAVPGVYARLVLLWFLCSAFPIGVIATLVVLRSYGWLIDKSASLDVPILVVSLAALVLGLPTMILTSRSISDPLCEVVDAMAEVEHGHIGTYVGAYERSQIGRLQTGFNRMVAGLAERDRLRDLFGRHVGADVAQRAIKEGASLSGDVVEAAVLYIDLVGSTQLAESRPPQEVAKILNDFFRIVVKAVDEHQGLINKFAGDAALAVFGVPLPANDPASAALATARALGTQLRRLPVDFGIGVSAGRVFAGNIGAENRYEYTVIGDAVNEAARLADLAKTADRRILCAAAAIERADESEATLWAECYSTVLRGRSEATHVSAPAPPAG, from the coding sequence CTGGCGCTGTCCTACGTGCTGGCCGTCCTCGAAGCGGCCGCCATCTTGGTCCCCCTGCGGGGCCATACCTCCATCGGGGCCAACGCCGACTTCGCCAAAACCAACACGGCGGCGGTGACGGTGCTCATCGTGCTGGGCATCGCGGGTGTCGCGGCGGCCGGGATGCTGAGCGCGGCCCCGACGCTGCGCTGGTACGCGGACGGCACCGAACCCGACCAGCAGCAGCGGGAAGCCGCGATGAAGCTGCCCGGCCGGCAGTCGGTGATCCTGTTCGGGGCCTGGGCCGTCAGCGGCACCATCTTCATGTTGCTGAATCTGGGCGGCGGGGCGCAGCTGCTCCTGCCCATCACGCTCGGGGTGCTGCTCGGCGGACCGGCCGCCGCCGGCACGGCGATGCTGCTGTCGCAGCGCATCCTGCGCCCCATCATGCGCGCCGCCACGCTGGGCGGTGAGCCGCGGATGGCCGTGCCCGGCGTCTATGCGCGACTGGTCCTGCTGTGGTTTTTGTGCAGCGCGTTTCCCATCGGGGTGATCGCGACTCTGGTTGTGCTTCGCTCGTACGGGTGGCTGATCGACAAGTCCGCGTCGCTGGACGTGCCGATCCTGGTGGTGTCGCTGGCGGCGCTGGTGCTCGGGCTGCCGACGATGATCTTGACGTCGCGATCAATTTCCGATCCGCTGTGCGAGGTCGTCGACGCCATGGCGGAGGTCGAGCACGGCCACATCGGAACCTACGTCGGGGCGTACGAGCGCTCGCAAATCGGCCGCCTGCAAACGGGTTTCAACCGGATGGTGGCCGGCCTGGCCGAGCGTGACCGGCTGCGCGACCTATTCGGGCGCCACGTCGGAGCGGATGTCGCCCAGCGCGCCATCAAAGAGGGTGCATCGCTGTCGGGCGATGTGGTGGAGGCGGCGGTTCTCTACATCGACCTGGTGGGTTCGACGCAGCTGGCGGAAAGCCGTCCCCCGCAAGAGGTCGCCAAAATTCTCAACGATTTCTTTCGCATCGTCGTCAAAGCCGTCGATGAACACCAGGGGCTGATCAACAAATTCGCCGGGGATGCCGCGCTGGCGGTCTTCGGGGTGCCGCTGCCGGCCAACGACCCGGCGTCGGCGGCCCTGGCGACCGCCCGCGCCCTGGGCACCCAACTGCGCCGGCTGCCGGTCGATTTCGGCATCGGCGTCTCGGCGGGCCGCGTCTTCGCCGGCAACATCGGCGCCGAAAATCGGTACGAATACACGGTGATCGGCGACGCGGTCAACGAGGCCGCACGGCTGGCCGATCTCGCCAAGACCGCCGACCGGCGGATCCTGTGCGCGGCGGCGGCCATCGAGCGGGCCGACGAATCCGAGGCAACGCTATGGGCCGAATGCTATTCCACCGTCTTGCGGGGACGATCCGAAGCGACCCACGTCTCGGCGCCGGCGCCCCCGGCCGGCTAG
- a CDS encoding polysaccharide deacetylase family protein: protein MPKRPDSQAWRYWRMVVGVAAAAAVLVIGGLTGHVTRADNLSCSVVKCVALTFDDGPSPFDERLLQILKDNDAKATFFLIGNKVAANPAGAKRIADAGMEIGSHTWEHPNMTTIPADDVAPQFAKANDAITAATGRTPTLYRPAGGLSTDAVRQTAAKFGLAEILWDVIPFDWANDSNTAATRYMLMTHIKPGSVVLFHDTYSSTVDLVYQFLPVLKANGYRMVTVSELLGRRAPGSSYGSRENGPPANQLRDIPAGDIPSLPNTPSPKPMPNFPITDIPGQNSGGPNNGA, encoded by the coding sequence GTGCCGAAAAGACCCGACAGCCAGGCCTGGCGCTATTGGCGCATGGTTGTCGGTGTCGCCGCGGCCGCTGCGGTGCTGGTCATCGGCGGGCTGACCGGTCATGTGACGCGCGCCGACAACCTCAGCTGCTCGGTGGTCAAGTGTGTCGCGCTGACATTCGACGACGGGCCGAGCCCGTTCGACGAGCGACTGCTGCAGATCCTGAAGGACAACGACGCGAAGGCGACCTTCTTCCTGATCGGCAACAAGGTGGCGGCCAATCCGGCGGGTGCCAAGCGGATCGCCGATGCGGGGATGGAGATCGGCAGCCACACATGGGAACACCCCAACATGACGACGATTCCAGCGGACGACGTCGCCCCGCAATTCGCCAAGGCCAACGACGCGATCACCGCCGCCACCGGGCGGACGCCGACGTTGTATCGCCCCGCGGGCGGACTGTCCACCGATGCGGTCCGGCAGACCGCGGCCAAGTTCGGGCTGGCCGAAATCCTCTGGGATGTCATCCCTTTCGACTGGGCGAACGACTCGAACACGGCGGCCACCCGGTACATGCTGATGACGCACATCAAGCCGGGTTCGGTGGTGTTGTTTCATGACACCTACTCGAGCACGGTCGATCTGGTCTACCAGTTCCTCCCGGTGCTCAAGGCCAACGGCTACCGGATGGTGACGGTCAGCGAGCTGCTCGGCCGGCGGGCGCCCGGCAGCAGCTACGGCAGCCGGGAGAACGGGCCACCCGCCAACCAACTCCGCGACATCCCGGCCGGTGACATCCCGTCGCTGCCTAACACTCCGTCGCCCAAGCCGATGCCCAACTTCCCGATCACCGACATCCCGGGTCAGAACTCGGGCGGGCCGAACAACGGTGCCTAG